The Mucilaginibacter sp. PAMB04168 genome contains the following window.
ACGGTTGGGTTAACCGCTACCGAGGTTGATGTTTCTTCATTGTATCCATAGCGGGTTTGCTGACCACCATTATATTTATACTGCCTGATCTCGGTACCACCTAAAAAATCAATGTGGTGATCTTTCCAGCTTTTGTTAATATTTAGCTGACCGCGAACGCTGTAATCATCGTAAGTGCCATTGGTTGTTTTGTAAATACCGCCTTTAGGTACACCATATGTTGCAATGGCGCCTGTATAAGTAGTACCATTGTTAATTAGCAAGCGTGTATCATAACTGTTTTGATTTTGCAGATAGTATTCATTCGTTAATACCTTTTGGAACTGCCCTTGAACACTTAACGTCAGCCATGAGGTAATTATGCCCTTAATGGAAGTGCCTAAGCGCAGCGAATTTTTGGATAAGATGGTGTTGTTATAATTCAGCTCATCTATAGCGTTATAACCAAATGGCAGGTAACCTATGCGTTGTAAACTATCAGCTGTGCGCTGGTTATAGGCAATTGGTTTGCTGATCGCATTCCCGTTGGCATTAACCAGCATTTCATAAGGCGCAAAACCCCTAGAACCTGTACTTAGGGCCTGACTTGCAGCTCCGTTTATCTGGCTTTTTGAATTTACATAGTTAATGTTGGTAGCCACCATGATGTGACGGTTCAGGAAATCATTGTTTAAGTTAGAGGTAAGCGAGTACGTTTGGCCGTAATTACTGCGATAAACAGGAACGTCCTTTGAATAGTTAGCTGATAAATAATAGCTGCTATTGATACCGCCGCCAGATATTGACAGGTTGTGCTGCTGGGTTGTTGCACGTTGCAGCAGATATTCGCGCAGTTGGTCGCGGTTTGAGCGGTTGCCTAACACGTTTAGTGCTGAGTCGCGTTGAGCAACAGTGGCGGTACCTCTTTTTACCCTAAACATCCATTCCTGCGCTTCGGTTACGGGGCCAGCCCTCCTATTTGAATTGGGGTCGGTAAAAAAGTTCTTGTCGAACATTTCCTGTTCCAAGTCAATATACTCGGCATTTGTCATGGCTTTTGCATTCGAAAAGTTTGCAGTAGCCGAAGTACTTAACGTAGTGTTGTAGTTGATGGTTGGCGCCGAACGCTGGCCTCTTTTGGTAGTAATTACAATAACGCCGTTGGCCGCAGAAGCGCCCCAGATAGATGCAGCCGCCGCATCTTTCAAAAATGTAATGCTCTCGATATCGTTCGGGTTGATGGTGTTCATTACAGCATTAACCGATGTATTGGGCTTTGTAACCGTTGTTGGACTGTTGGGTCTATTAGGGTTAGCGCTGTTATCAGCAAATCCTGTGCTGATAGTCACCAGGTTTTGATTCGCCGCCGGAAAACCATCGATCACTATCAAAGGCGGAGTGTTACCACTTGATAAGCTATTTGTGCTGCGCATCTGAATAGTATTGTTACGCACATCGAAACGCACACCGGGCACTTTACCTACCATACGTTCCAACAGGTTTACGCTTGGGGTAGCCTCAATATCTTTATCCGTTAATACGCTGTATGAGCCGGTTGTAGCTCCTTTGCGTACTTGCTGATAACCGGTAGATACCACTACGTCCTCCAGATTTTGCGGCTTAGGCGACAGCTGGACCACCATAGTTTCAGATGCAGTCTTTTCAATATTAGCATAGCCTATGTAAGAGAAAACCAGCACATCGTTATCCTTTATGTCTTTGAAAAGGAATGTACCTTTCTCATTAGTAAAAACCCGGCGCGTGGTGCCTTTAAGTGTCACATTCACGTTTGTTAGAGGTAAACCCGTCTCGGCATCTAGCACTTTGCCATTAGCATCAATGTTGCTCAATAAGCTCACTACCTTTTGGAGCAAGGTTTTCTCCTGCGGCTTTATCACTACCGTTTTGTTCACAATGGTATAAGTAAGCGCATGGGGTATGAGTGTTTGGTCAAGTACTTTTTGCAGTGTTTCTCCTTTATAATTCACATTGAGTTTTTGCTGCTCATTTACTTTGCTGTCTTGCCAAAAAACATTATACCCTGTCTGTTTTCGAATTTCTGTAAACAATTCTTTGAAAGAAGCGTTTTGTTTGACGAAAGTGACCTTCTGTGCAAATCCGGCGGCGCTAACCTGGATAAGGAAGGCAGTCATAAAAAATACAGTAAGTTTCACGATGCGAATGACTGAGATGTTATTGCAGGCGGAATGCCCCGATCTATTTAGATCTTGAAATTTCATTACATTTGTTTGTTAGTGATTTAGTTGAA
Protein-coding sequences here:
- a CDS encoding SusC/RagA family TonB-linked outer membrane protein codes for the protein MTAFLIQVSAAGFAQKVTFVKQNASFKELFTEIRKQTGYNVFWQDSKVNEQQKLNVNYKGETLQKVLDQTLIPHALTYTIVNKTVVIKPQEKTLLQKVVSLLSNIDANGKVLDAETGLPLTNVNVTLKGTTRRVFTNEKGTFLFKDIKDNDVLVFSYIGYANIEKTASETMVVQLSPKPQNLEDVVVSTGYQQVRKGATTGSYSVLTDKDIEATPSVNLLERMVGKVPGVRFDVRNNTIQMRSTNSLSSGNTPPLIVIDGFPAANQNLVTISTGFADNSANPNRPNSPTTVTKPNTSVNAVMNTINPNDIESITFLKDAAAASIWGASAANGVIVITTKRGQRSAPTINYNTTLSTSATANFSNAKAMTNAEYIDLEQEMFDKNFFTDPNSNRRAGPVTEAQEWMFRVKRGTATVAQRDSALNVLGNRSNRDQLREYLLQRATTQQHNLSISGGGINSSYYLSANYSKDVPVYRSNYGQTYSLTSNLNNDFLNRHIMVATNINYVNSKSQINGAASQALSTGSRGFAPYEMLVNANGNAISKPIAYNQRTADSLQRIGYLPFGYNAIDELNYNNTILSKNSLRLGTSIKGIITSWLTLSVQGQFQKVLTNEYYLQNQNSYDTRLLINNGTTYTGAIATYGVPKGGIYKTTNGTYDDYSVRGQLNINKSWKDHHIDFLGGTEIRQYKYNGGQQTRYGYNEETSTSVAVNPTVSYATLFGGSSSLGYSDGTLFKDTKRYLSYFGLATYSFQNKYYASGSIRFDDYTNQGLDRRQRAIPLYSAGLRWNAKREDFLKDVSWISSLNVRATLGTGGSIPNTGNSYAVVSLGSNDSYTGQPTASIVVPANSQLTWETSRTINEGIDVGFFNDRLSLSADVYQKRNYNLLVNLPYNATYGYTSLQYNAGNAKGRGVEFMVTGVPVATKDWNWNSSFNFSYATNTITDQRLKSTFGIAGLSQVTDGYPSDNIFVYRWAGLDNKGLSRIYGADGAILNVNGSRSVTNADLIYGGRTTPPYFGGWTNTVRYQNLTLIVRASYSLGYKFLMKDINAESFPTGTSYSGLVANSARLVNRWRNPGDEANTNIPGLGNNTFNNVPWFVNSDYNLRDAGNVRLQQLSLNYNLPQTILRKAPFLKAVNVGFSVTNLGLIWRANKDGVDPDYQVTGQYTNLPPSATYLFNLNVSL